The window GCGCAGACGGCGCCCAAGAGGAGCGCAGCCAGCGGCGCCGCGAGGGCGCATGAAGGCAGGTGGCGCACCGGTCTACTCAGCGGACCGCCAGGTTCTTCAGCTCGCAGGGTCCAATGGACACGTCCACGTGGTTTCCCGAGCGGACGGCCCTCGTCGGATTCGAGAACAGCACGTAGTAGAGCTTGCCCACCGTGGGCGCGCTGCGCGGACTCGCACGGAGTCCGCCGAGCTTGGTGTCCGCGGGCATCGCCAGGGTCTGGCCGCTGTCGTGATCGGTGAGCGTCGGCTTGATGCCGTCGTGGAAGAGCTGGACCGCGCGCTTCGCGTCGACCACGCGGTACCGGAAATTGACAATATAGCCGCTCGCTGCGAGCTGAACCGAGACAGGCTCGATTCCATACTTCTCGAACGATTGCTTCGGCTTCTTGCCCGCAAGTGCAGAGCTCGACGCGAAGACAATCGACAAAACTGCAAGGATCCGAAGGGCGCTCACGGTGACACCGAGAGGTAGGTGAGCAGTCCGCCGGGCGAGGTGCCCGCGTTGCTCAAGTTGAGGCGGCGGTCGAAGATCGCGATGTTGCCCGCGCTTGCCGGCGTGAGGATGGCATCCATCGTCTTCCCCGCGGGGAGGAAGACGGAGTACTGGTCGCGCGGCGCGGGCGTGAGCGCGCCGTTCGAGGCCGTGACGCTGATGAAGTTTCCGTCCTCGGCGATGACCGACATGTACGGCCCCTGGAGCGTCGGGACCTTTGACTGCAGGCCTGCATTCAAGAAGCGGAGCAGGGTGCGGTGGCCAGCGCTTCCCCCGGCGATGGGCGCCGTGCCGAGCGAGAACGGTCGTCCATTCACCAGGAAGAACTGCGGACGGTAACTGATAGTACTCGTGAGCCAGCCTGCCGGCGGATTGTTGGGCGCGTTCGGATTCGGCCCGAAGGTCCCCGCGGCGATCGCCGCATGAAAGACAGGATCGATTTCGCTGTACAGCAGCGTGGCCTCGCTGTCATACGCCGTCGACGCGTCGTCATAGGCGCGACCGGCGGTCGCGGGCAGCACGCGGAGCGCGCCGTAGAGGCCCATCTGCATTTGGACGGAGGGATGGGTGCCACTTTCATACAAGTAAGTGCCGGCCCTGATGCCGCTCCAGGTGTACACGGTCTCGGTGGGGCTGCCGGGCGCCGCCTCCGCGTTGAATGAGCGCACGCGCGAGGTGTAGTCGCCCGCGGGCCGCGAGCCGGTGCCGGTGACCTGGCCGGTCGACGGATCGATCCACACCGGTGTCATCGTCGCGAGCTGGCCAGGGATCACCACCGACACCGGTTCCAAATACGGCCCGGTCAGCGCGTTCCGCACATGAACCCGGAGGACGGCGCCCTCCGTCGTCGTGAGGCCCGGGCCTGGCACCGTCGGTGTATTGCAAGTCGCGAAGCCGGGCGTGCAGCTCGACCAACCCCACATGGTGACGGCTGCGGGATTGTTGAATGTATTGGCTGGAATCTGGAAGGCCTGCGCCTCGAGGTAGATGTCGGTGGTGATCACCGGCGACGCGTTGGCCGAGGCGCCCTTGCTGGGCGACTGTTGATCCTTCGTGCAGCTGCCGAGGATGGTGAGCGCCGAGATCAGCGAGACGATGTGAAGGCGAGCGAGTCTCATGGGTGGGTCTCCTGACTACGGAATGGCCACGCTCACCGGCACGACCAGGGCCATGGTCGCCATGCCGCCGATGAAGATGTTGTTGGTGGTGAGCTCGCGCTCCGCGTGCGAGTGCCACATGAACGCGATCCCGCCGAAGACGTTGAGTTGCGCGTTCTGCGCCGGCTCGACCGGAGGCAGATCTCCGGGGACGCCCAGGTACGGCGTACCGCCCCACTCGCCGCCCGAGCCCACGCCGAACGTCAGGTCGCTCTGCGAGGGCAGCGAGACCGGTATCTCCTTGTTGTGATCCGGGCAGTACTCATGAGTGACGGGATCGAAGTCGCTACCGGGCGCGGCATTACAACTGTGAGGGTTGATGTCCTGTGTGCCGTAGACGTCCCAGCCGAGCTTGGCGCCCGTCCACGGCCCCCAGATGGCGTCGACGGTCTCACCGGGAACCGTGGTGGTCGTGTAGTCGGAGACCGCGAGGTCGGCGGAGGCGCTTGCGCTGGTCTTCAGGAGCCGCGCGTCGCGCGCGATGATCACGTGGTTCTGGCCGTGCGTGTGGTACGGGTGGAAGTCCACACCGCCAGCGACCCAGCGGATGAGAACGCGATCGCCGGGGTGGAACATCGGCGCGCAGTTGTAGGGTTGCGTGGGGAACATGGGGTCGCCGGCGTCGGAGAGCGTGTCCGGGAAGTTGCGACCATTCACGAACCAGTCGGTCGGGTGCCGCTTGGTCATGTCGATGCCCGAGAGATCACA of the Deltaproteobacteria bacterium genome contains:
- a CDS encoding multicopper oxidase domain-containing protein yields the protein MKRTLNTVLIAIALWALPSAPAHARVAGAAGPTFDVTARADEISTSDGDSMWMWGYALGAGRMQYPGPTMIVNQGDTVTITLHNQLPVPVSMIFPGLNATATGGSAGLLTQEVPAAPPGQTTGTVTYRFRATSPGTFTYFSGSRSDLEVEMGLMGAIIVRPRVAGAVAAQQAYDDASTLFDQEFLFLVSEADPDIHKQVAFHCGPSSAACDLSGIDMTKRHPTDWFVNGRNFPDTLSDAGDPMFPTQPYNCAPMFHPGDRVLIRWVAGGVDFHPYHTHGQNHVIIARDARLLKTSASASADLAVSDYTTTTVPGETVDAIWGPWTGAKLGWDVYGTQDINPHSCNAAPGSDFDPVTHEYCPDHNKEIPVSLPSQSDLTFGVGSGGEWGGTPYLGVPGDLPPVEPAQNAQLNVFGGIAFMWHSHAERELTTNNIFIGGMATMALVVPVSVAIP